From Chitinispirillales bacterium, a single genomic window includes:
- a CDS encoding MFS transporter, with amino-acid sequence MYDWADSAFALCVLSAFFPILLKNYYLPPELSAFSTTKLGFANGISGFTAALLCPIFAAIIAQKDTRKNALTIFSILGAAATILLYFVQTGQHFFALLLFIVANIFYRLSIMCHDSLLPAVALPKNRHRVSAIGFSAGYLGCGLVFAVNIFMVSNPSAFGISNSLDASKISILTAGLWWIIFASPLYFAKIHANPRLNNKEKSFVHSFISDLKETFVFAWKSPQIRFFLIAYWFYIDGVHSFVMMAVDYGLSLNFSPKTLMISLLCVQITAFPFAILAGLSANKFGAKKILLISILIYVLITLGAAWIIKKEWQFTLFAIMTGLVQGGIQSVSRSYFSLIIPKDKDTELFGLFNTLGRFAVAAGPILIAGSIILSQKMGFTGNIPQRIGISSLILPFAIGFFLLCKVRSDS; translated from the coding sequence TTGTACGATTGGGCGGATTCGGCGTTCGCCCTTTGCGTTCTTTCGGCATTTTTCCCAATACTTCTAAAGAATTACTATCTTCCACCGGAATTATCAGCGTTTTCGACAACAAAATTAGGCTTTGCAAACGGAATCTCCGGATTTACTGCGGCTCTGCTCTGCCCTATTTTCGCCGCTATCATCGCACAAAAAGATACTCGGAAAAATGCGCTTACAATATTTTCAATTTTGGGCGCCGCGGCGACAATTCTTTTATATTTTGTGCAAACGGGACAACATTTTTTTGCTTTGCTTTTATTTATCGTCGCCAATATTTTTTATCGTCTGTCGATTATGTGCCACGATTCGCTTTTGCCGGCGGTAGCGCTCCCCAAAAACCGCCATCGCGTTTCTGCAATAGGTTTCTCTGCCGGATATTTGGGATGCGGACTTGTATTCGCTGTAAATATTTTTATGGTGTCAAATCCATCGGCATTCGGAATATCAAACTCGCTTGACGCTTCAAAAATAAGTATTTTAACGGCGGGATTATGGTGGATAATTTTTGCATCGCCTCTATACTTTGCAAAAATTCATGCAAATCCGCGCCTAAACAATAAAGAAAAATCTTTTGTCCACTCTTTTATTTCCGACCTGAAAGAAACATTTGTATTTGCATGGAAATCTCCGCAAATCCGATTCTTTTTAATTGCATACTGGTTTTACATAGACGGCGTTCATTCGTTTGTGATGATGGCGGTAGATTACGGTTTATCGCTAAATTTTTCGCCAAAAACGCTTATGATTTCGCTTTTATGCGTACAAATAACCGCATTTCCGTTTGCTATCTTAGCCGGACTTTCGGCAAATAAATTCGGTGCAAAAAAAATTCTGCTCATTTCAATATTGATTTATGTTTTGATTACTCTCGGGGCGGCTTGGATAATTAAAAAAGAATGGCAGTTTACACTTTTCGCTATTATGACCGGACTTGTACAAGGAGGGATTCAATCGGTATCCCGTTCTTATTTTTCGCTGATTATCCCAAAAGATAAAGATACGGAATTATTCGGATTATTCAATACGCTCGGAAGATTTGCCGTAGCGGCAGGTCCGATTTTGATCGCAGGAAGTATTATTTTATCTCAAAAAATGGGGTTTACGGGGAATATACCGCAAAGAATAGGAATTTCATCGTTGATTTTACCGTTTGCAATCGGATTCTTCCTTTTATGCAAAGTTAGAAGCGATTCGTAA
- a CDS encoding YDG domain-containing protein: MKGGIFKALTIITTIATAATAQVWDGTSDIIWYNSNPSNNTFYISNGQELAGIQQLLTSKLTTFAGKTIILSSNIDLDNNDWTPIGNATDKFLGIFDGNGKTISGLSVSSSSNRQYAGLFGYVGTDGQIKNLIVNVTGIKANSMTNNSGAFAGGLVGYYASTKTIENCGVKITNNISASTKTSTYSTYSGGLAGWTDATLTINNCYTTGTVSSSTYSGGLAGWANATLTINSCYTAGNIAGSGTNNTASGGLVGYSRTLTINTSYTTGNISASGASISYSGGLLGSTNGTFAVSNSYTTGNISASSASISYSGGLIGASNYTLSNITNCYASGTITAKGDGSLYAGGISGRWDSGTNTSVYYNSAGASKASGSGSPTGILGLTSEQLKKRAAFTGWDFSGIWNMVEDYSMPILINFPVPDVWIPYNDFEITHIFNQPYFGEQIKPAVKVRLKSDKTVLTQNTDYTLSFGENRYVSTGGSVTVTGAGTYAMAGSDVMNFKILRKGLTISNAIAQNKIYDGTTAATITGAVLNGIIGDDEVLIDTIKGTFAGKDVGVNKLVFDSPSLKGADVGNYNFAPREASLTADITKRDLVISLNPKITTIAISDNKPDLSLLLSYDALQGTDTKAVITGTTVVNCSYVKGTSPVGIYPITLTGLVSASNYNLSYDNVGLALIVTGDPKSVDNLTVSPIPDQKYTGDAITPAVTVKDGETTLTAGTHYSLSYSNNIAAGSSALAMIEGIPSGGYTGLKYVSFKIVENIGGTPISDIKKSDKKHGILFENSIISDIAEMTIVLPNKEKVIEAKIAIYDAIGNVVFVSTTLSNRTQSGAEAPWDLTNSAGRFVANGTYLVVAEVKGVSGKTYMYSAKLGIRR; encoded by the coding sequence ATGAAAGGCGGAATTTTCAAAGCATTGACTATAATTACGACTATTGCAACGGCGGCAACGGCGCAGGTATGGGATGGGACAAGCGATATAATTTGGTATAATAGCAATCCGTCAAATAATACGTTTTACATATCAAACGGACAGGAATTGGCGGGAATTCAGCAGTTGTTAACTTCCAAATTAACAACATTTGCGGGGAAAACAATTATTCTTTCTTCCAACATTGATTTGGACAATAATGATTGGACGCCGATTGGCAATGCTACAGATAAATTTTTGGGAATTTTTGACGGAAATGGAAAAACAATATCAGGTTTGTCTGTTTCAAGTTCAAGTAATCGGCAATATGCCGGTTTGTTTGGTTATGTTGGAACAGACGGACAAATAAAAAATCTCATTGTTAATGTTACTGGAATAAAGGCAAACTCAATGACAAACAATTCAGGGGCATTTGCGGGGGGATTGGTAGGGTATTATGCTTCTACAAAAACAATAGAAAATTGTGGAGTAAAAATAACGAATAATATTAGTGCATCTACTAAAACTTCTACTTATTCTACTTATTCCGGTGGTTTGGCAGGATGGACAGATGCAACGCTTACCATCAATAATTGTTACACGACGGGAACCGTTAGTTCTTCCACTTATTCCGGTGGTTTGGCAGGATGGGCAAATGCAACGCTTACTATAAATAGTTGTTACACCGCTGGAAATATCGCCGGAAGCGGAACTAATAATACCGCTTCCGGCGGATTAGTAGGATACTCAAGAACGCTTACGATCAATACTTCTTACACAACAGGAAATATATCCGCTTCTGGCGCTTCTATTTCTTATTCAGGAGGATTGTTAGGAAGTACTAATGGAACATTTGCCGTCAGTAATTCTTATACGACAGGAAATATATCAGCTTCCAGCGCTTCTATTTCTTATTCAGGAGGGTTGATAGGAGCATCTAATTATACTCTTTCAAACATCACAAATTGCTATGCAAGCGGAACTATTACTGCAAAAGGAGACGGATCGTTATACGCAGGTGGAATTTCAGGGAGATGGGATTCGGGAACAAATACTTCGGTATATTACAATTCCGCAGGAGCGAGCAAAGCGTCTGGAAGCGGTTCTCCGACAGGGATTTTGGGATTAACTTCCGAGCAACTTAAAAAGAGAGCAGCGTTTACTGGTTGGGATTTTAGCGGCATTTGGAATATGGTGGAGGATTATTCGATGCCTATTCTCATAAATTTCCCTGTCCCTGATGTTTGGATACCTTATAACGACTTTGAAATTACGCATATTTTCAACCAACCTTATTTTGGAGAACAAATTAAACCTGCCGTGAAAGTCCGTCTGAAAAGCGACAAAACGGTTTTGACGCAAAACACTGATTATACGCTTTCGTTTGGTGAAAATCGGTATGTTTCGACAGGCGGCAGCGTAACCGTTACGGGAGCGGGAACTTATGCTATGGCGGGAAGCGACGTTATGAATTTCAAAATACTGCGTAAAGGATTGACTATAAGCAATGCAATCGCGCAAAACAAAATTTATGACGGCACAACTGCAGCGACAATAACAGGTGCAGTATTAAACGGCATTATCGGCGACGATGAAGTTTTAATAGATACGATAAAAGGAACTTTTGCAGGCAAAGATGTCGGCGTAAATAAATTAGTTTTTGATTCACCTTCACTAAAAGGTGCAGACGTGGGTAATTACAACTTTGCTCCCCGAGAAGCATCATTAACTGCCGATATTACAAAAAGAGATTTGGTTATATCGTTAAATCCGAAAATTACCACGATTGCGATTTCAGACAACAAGCCGGACCTGTCGCTTTTGCTTTCATACGATGCTTTGCAGGGAACGGATACAAAAGCGGTAATTACGGGAACGACTGTTGTAAATTGCAGTTACGTAAAAGGAACTTCTCCTGTCGGAATTTATCCGATAACGTTGACCGGGCTTGTGTCGGCAAGCAATTACAATCTTTCTTACGATAATGTCGGTTTGGCGTTAATTGTCACGGGCGACCCAAAATCCGTAGATAATTTGACGGTTTCGCCGATTCCCGACCAGAAATACACAGGCGACGCAATTACTCCGGCGGTTACGGTAAAAGACGGCGAGACGACCTTAACGGCTGGAACGCATTACTCGCTTTCATATTCAAACAACATCGCGGCAGGTAGTTCCGCGCTTGCAATGATAGAAGGAATACCAAGCGGCGGATATACGGGCTTAAAATACGTGAGTTTCAAGATAGTTGAAAATATCGGTGGAACGCCGATAAGCGACATTAAAAAATCCGACAAAAAACACGGAATACTGTTTGAAAATAGCATAATTTCGGATATTGCGGAAATGACAATCGTTCTTCCAAATAAAGAAAAGGTTATCGAGGCGAAAATCGCTATCTACGACGCGATTGGTAATGTTGTGTTTGTTTCGACTACGCTCAGCAACCGGACACAGAGCGGAGCCGAAGCGCCTTGGGATTTGACGAATAGCGCAGGACGGTTTGTTGCAAACGGAACGTATTTGGTAGTCGCCGAGGTGAAAGGCGTGAGTGGAAAGACATATATGTATTCGGCGAAGTTGGGAATCAGGAGATAA
- a CDS encoding aldolase catalytic domain-containing protein produces the protein MYRPEIKVYDCTIRDGGLMNSSKFSLETVRNVYNACCESGVDVIELGYRNSKKMFSPDEYGDWRFCSDENLFKVIDGIDSNGAKIAVMQDAHKAFEEDVFNKSDSPVDIIRIATYVKDVDKAIKLANSASKKGYDTTINIMAVSTANEQELDEALVQIAKETDVSVCYIVDSYGALYSEKIDHYVDKFADKMGDIKKVGIHCHNQQQLAFANTISAIIKGVNHLDSALYGFGRAAGNAPTELLIGFLKNPKFQVRPLLNVIGKEIIPLHEQMKWGYSIPYMICGILNRHPQAAMDLMKLPENDKASYDFAAFYDKMAREDF, from the coding sequence ATGTATCGTCCGGAAATAAAAGTTTATGATTGTACAATTCGTGACGGCGGACTGATGAATTCGTCTAAATTTTCGCTTGAAACGGTACGAAATGTTTATAACGCTTGCTGTGAGTCCGGTGTTGACGTAATTGAACTCGGATACAGAAACAGCAAAAAAATGTTTTCACCCGATGAATACGGCGATTGGAGATTTTGCAGCGATGAAAATTTGTTTAAAGTAATAGACGGAATTGATTCGAATGGTGCCAAAATCGCTGTTATGCAGGACGCTCATAAAGCGTTTGAAGAAGATGTGTTTAATAAAAGCGATAGCCCCGTAGATATAATTCGCATAGCAACTTATGTAAAAGACGTTGACAAAGCGATTAAATTGGCAAATTCTGCAAGCAAAAAAGGATACGATACAACAATAAATATTATGGCTGTTTCAACGGCAAACGAACAGGAACTTGATGAAGCGTTAGTGCAAATTGCAAAAGAGACGGATGTTTCGGTGTGCTATATCGTAGATAGTTACGGCGCGTTATACAGTGAAAAAATTGATCATTATGTCGATAAATTCGCCGACAAAATGGGCGATATTAAAAAAGTCGGGATTCATTGCCATAATCAGCAACAACTTGCTTTTGCCAACACTATCTCGGCGATTATTAAAGGCGTTAATCATTTAGATAGCGCATTATACGGATTCGGAAGAGCGGCAGGAAACGCTCCTACGGAATTGCTTATAGGATTTTTGAAAAATCCAAAATTTCAAGTCCGTCCTTTGCTTAATGTTATCGGTAAAGAAATTATTCCGCTTCACGAGCAGATGAAATGGGGTTATTCTATTCCGTATATGATTTGCGGTATTCTTAACAGACATCCGCAGGCTGCTATGGATCTTATGAAACTGCCGGAAAATGATAAGGCAAGTTACGATTTTGCCGCGTTTTATGATAAAATGGCAAGAGAGGATTTTTAA
- a CDS encoding ATP-binding protein: MHYTLCDYLSDIVQNSIEANSSEIIVAFEENHNYYNFMIIDNGKGMSEEIQKKAIDPFYTEAGKHSMRKAGFGLPFLIMATQLCEGIFDLQSKIEVGTTIKYSFAKKSIDTPPVGNFAETVTTIFNLSGNCNIIIKRKLNGKEYSISRDDLVDALGELESVFSLSLAKQYLSGLEDEISS, from the coding sequence ATGCACTACACTTTGTGCGATTATCTTTCGGATATTGTACAAAATTCAATTGAAGCGAATTCGAGCGAAATAATTGTGGCTTTTGAAGAAAATCATAACTATTATAATTTTATGATAATTGATAACGGTAAAGGAATGAGTGAAGAAATTCAAAAAAAGGCGATTGACCCATTCTACACGGAAGCCGGAAAACATTCTATGCGCAAAGCGGGTTTCGGACTGCCGTTCTTGATTATGGCGACACAACTCTGCGAAGGGATTTTTGATTTGCAATCAAAAATCGAAGTAGGAACTACTATAAAATATTCGTTTGCAAAAAAATCTATCGATACGCCGCCTGTGGGAAATTTTGCCGAGACCGTCACGACAATTTTTAATTTGAGTGGAAACTGTAACATCATAATCAAGCGAAAATTAAACGGGAAAGAATATTCGATTTCACGAGACGACCTTGTTGATGCGCTTGGCGAATTGGAATCCGTATTTTCGCTTTCTCTTGCCAAGCAATATTTAAGCGGACTTGAAGATGAAATTTCGAGTTAG
- the mltG gene encoding endolytic transglycosylase MltG codes for MQKALIFFTFFFTIIVGFLYYCYHSPEKDISLETIIEIPEGSSVKTAGKILKQNGIINNANIFYYTVRLLERDYFVQSGKFVLYKNFGVFRSMEVLRGRPIIEDIALTIPEGLTVWETASIAAYVFENVDSAEFVLLCENREFIEKCGFSDLLSLEGYLYPETYKFPKNTKSGEIILRMTAMHKKVFSQISRLPGTKNLTDEQIVILASVIEKESKVNTERSHVSGVFYNRLEKKMPLGADATVRYAVKNFNRPIRKSELNSDSPYNTRKFTGLPVGAICSPSKSSLVAALNPLETKDLFFMAKWDGSGEHIFSQTNEQHEKVKSKIKSKNKNLADF; via the coding sequence ATGCAAAAAGCGTTAATTTTCTTTACTTTTTTCTTTACGATAATTGTCGGTTTTTTGTATTATTGCTACCATTCGCCGGAAAAAGACATTTCTCTTGAAACAATTATCGAAATTCCCGAAGGAAGTTCGGTGAAAACTGCCGGAAAAATCCTTAAACAAAACGGAATTATCAATAATGCGAACATTTTTTATTATACTGTTCGTCTTTTAGAGAGAGATTATTTTGTACAATCTGGGAAATTCGTTTTGTATAAAAATTTTGGTGTTTTTAGATCTATGGAGGTTTTAAGAGGGCGTCCCATAATTGAAGATATTGCACTGACGATTCCCGAAGGATTGACCGTTTGGGAAACTGCGTCAATTGCCGCTTACGTGTTTGAAAACGTAGATTCTGCCGAGTTTGTTTTACTTTGCGAAAACCGGGAGTTTATCGAAAAATGCGGGTTTTCAGATTTGTTGTCGCTTGAAGGTTATCTTTATCCGGAAACGTACAAATTTCCTAAAAACACAAAGTCCGGCGAAATTATTTTACGTATGACGGCGATGCATAAAAAAGTTTTTTCACAAATTTCCCGTTTGCCCGGAACTAAAAATTTGACCGACGAACAAATCGTAATTTTAGCTTCAGTTATCGAAAAAGAATCAAAAGTCAATACCGAAAGATCGCATGTGTCTGGTGTTTTTTACAATCGTTTAGAAAAAAAAATGCCGCTTGGAGCGGACGCTACAGTGCGTTATGCAGTGAAAAATTTCAATCGTCCGATAAGGAAATCCGAATTAAATTCCGATTCTCCATACAATACGCGAAAATTTACGGGATTGCCTGTCGGTGCGATTTGTTCGCCGAGTAAATCGTCGCTTGTCGCCGCACTCAATCCGCTTGAAACAAAAGATTTGTTTTTTATGGCGAAATGGGACGGTTCGGGCGAACATATCTTTTCTCAGACAAACGAGCAGCACGAAAAAGTAAAGAGTAAAATTAAAAGCAAAAATAAGAATTTGGCTGATTTCTAA
- a CDS encoding chemotaxis protein, whose protein sequence is MEKQDGILLESGTNEMELLVVTVEEQLFGINVAKVKSIQKFNPAAVSALPDYPDCILGVLQLRESTIPLIDMATVLKITKSEKDDNQIVIVTEFNNRVNSFRVDSVKRIYRVSWTQFMPICSIIQSEGTFIIGSVTLNGEEVLVLDLEQILATYFPETVIQEIREDIAENAEKINRSNVHLLFAEDSGLIRNSIIRCLKEAGFNDLSVFVDGQYAYEHVSAHRDEYMNYDKPIVLVTDIEMPRMDGLALCNKIKKELNLSKIIVIMFSSLINAQMITKCQSVHADDWVAKPESNELITMLDSFCV, encoded by the coding sequence ATGGAAAAACAAGACGGAATTCTTCTTGAGAGCGGAACTAATGAAATGGAACTTTTGGTGGTTACCGTTGAAGAGCAATTGTTCGGTATAAACGTCGCAAAAGTTAAATCTATTCAAAAATTCAATCCTGCGGCAGTATCGGCGCTTCCGGATTATCCAGATTGTATTTTGGGGGTTTTGCAGTTACGCGAATCGACTATTCCTTTAATTGATATGGCGACAGTGCTAAAAATAACAAAATCCGAAAAAGACGACAATCAAATAGTTATCGTTACCGAATTTAACAACCGCGTCAATAGTTTCAGGGTTGACAGCGTCAAGAGAATTTATAGGGTTTCTTGGACGCAGTTTATGCCGATTTGCTCAATAATCCAAAGCGAAGGAACGTTTATTATCGGTTCAGTTACGTTAAACGGCGAAGAAGTTTTGGTTTTGGATTTGGAACAGATTCTTGCGACATATTTTCCTGAAACTGTAATTCAAGAAATTCGAGAAGATATTGCGGAAAATGCAGAGAAAATAAACCGTTCAAATGTACATTTACTGTTTGCCGAAGATTCCGGGCTGATTCGAAATTCAATTATTCGATGCCTGAAAGAAGCGGGATTTAATGATCTTTCCGTCTTTGTGGACGGGCAATACGCATACGAACATGTATCCGCCCACCGCGATGAGTATATGAATTATGATAAACCGATTGTACTTGTTACCGATATAGAAATGCCGAGAATGGATGGATTGGCGTTGTGTAACAAAATTAAAAAAGAATTAAATTTGTCTAAAATTATCGTTATAATGTTTTCAAGTCTGATAAACGCACAAATGATAACGAAATGTCAAAGTGTTCATGCGGACGATTGGGTTGCAAAACCGGAATCAAATGAACTTATTACAATGTTAGATTCATTTTGCGTTTAA